From Cheilinus undulatus linkage group 18, ASM1832078v1, whole genome shotgun sequence, the proteins below share one genomic window:
- the gchfr gene encoding GTP cyclohydrolase 1 feedback regulatory protein isoform X1 produces the protein MPYMFISTQIRLENGPTNVGDEYSDPAVMNYLGARKTTMLGNNFSEYHVDDPPRMVLDKLEKIGFRMLAMTGVGQTLVWCLHKEVE, from the exons ATGCCTTACATGTTCATCAGTACGCAGATCCGGCTG GAGAACGGTCCAACTAATGTGGGAGATGAATACTCTGATCCAGCTGTCATGAATTACCTGGGAGCGAGGAAAACAACCATGCTGGGGAACAACTT TTCTGAGTACCATGTGGACGACCCTCCACGCATGGTGTTGGACAAGCTGGAGAAGATCGGCTTCCGCATGCTGGCGATGACGGGGGTGGGACAGACACTGGTGTGGTGCCTCCACAAAGAGGTCGAGTGA
- the gchfr gene encoding GTP cyclohydrolase 1 feedback regulatory protein isoform X2, translated as MPYMFISTQIRLNGPTNVGDEYSDPAVMNYLGARKTTMLGNNFSEYHVDDPPRMVLDKLEKIGFRMLAMTGVGQTLVWCLHKEVE; from the exons ATGCCTTACATGTTCATCAGTACGCAGATCCGGCTG AACGGTCCAACTAATGTGGGAGATGAATACTCTGATCCAGCTGTCATGAATTACCTGGGAGCGAGGAAAACAACCATGCTGGGGAACAACTT TTCTGAGTACCATGTGGACGACCCTCCACGCATGGTGTTGGACAAGCTGGAGAAGATCGGCTTCCGCATGCTGGCGATGACGGGGGTGGGACAGACACTGGTGTGGTGCCTCCACAAAGAGGTCGAGTGA